From Xylocopilactobacillus apis, a single genomic window includes:
- a CDS encoding efflux RND transporter periplasmic adaptor subunit, whose protein sequence is MKKRWIIIALIGAAALAVGVVILTGRNKTKAKIPEKITQTIQVQKSDPLSFNGISKSKKTQSITLNQALGENLYLEKQDGESVMQGELIATYYSFKDYNTLLDKQSRVRQKKAEIDNLKKDVQSNSAKITALTNEVNQLNKEITKMRDAAPNKVYAQFDGVLTMSTSSSDGMKPLAEISSNEASVAISVSEYDLSHLSQDQEVKLAPVDSGTKIKGTITSIATRPENTTSKISTYTAQIKPSEELKNGSHVQVTVSLKEIKVPNSAVKEEDKKFYVYKANGSKYTKKEIQGAKQDSYFVVTGGLKNNESIVKNYKDAD, encoded by the coding sequence ATGAAAAAACGTTGGATCATAATTGCATTAATTGGAGCAGCAGCACTGGCAGTCGGTGTGGTAATTCTCACTGGCCGCAACAAAACAAAAGCGAAAATCCCAGAAAAGATCACTCAAACCATTCAAGTTCAAAAGAGTGACCCGCTTAGTTTTAACGGCATTTCCAAGTCAAAAAAGACCCAAAGTATCACCCTCAATCAAGCACTGGGGGAGAACTTGTACTTAGAGAAACAAGACGGAGAATCAGTAATGCAAGGTGAACTGATAGCTACTTACTACAGTTTTAAAGATTACAACACTCTCCTTGATAAGCAGAGCCGAGTGCGGCAGAAGAAAGCTGAGATTGATAATCTTAAAAAAGATGTTCAAAGCAACTCAGCTAAAATTACAGCTTTAACTAATGAAGTTAACCAGTTGAATAAAGAAATCACAAAAATGCGTGATGCTGCCCCTAATAAGGTCTATGCGCAATTTGATGGGGTGTTGACAATGTCGACGAGCAGTAGCGACGGCATGAAGCCATTGGCTGAAATCAGCAGTAATGAGGCGAGTGTTGCAATTTCAGTCAGTGAATATGACTTGAGTCATCTCTCTCAAGATCAGGAAGTGAAACTGGCTCCTGTTGATTCAGGAACTAAGATTAAAGGAACAATTACCAGTATTGCAACTCGTCCCGAAAATACCACAAGTAAGATTTCCACTTATACAGCGCAGATTAAGCCCTCCGAAGAACTTAAAAACGGCAGTCATGTCCAAGTGACAGTATCGCTGAAAGAGATCAAGGTGCCAAACTCAGCGGTGAAGGAAGAAGACAAGAAGTTCTATGTCTATAAGGCCAATGGTTCCAAGTATACTAAGAAGGAAATTCAAGGGGCAAAGCAAGATAGTTACTTTGTGGTTACCGGAGGGCTTAAAAACAACGAATCGATTGTTAAGAACTATAAAGATGCGGACTAG
- a CDS encoding ABC transporter ATP-binding protein: MIKINSISKSYIFNDDDTPLYVLRDINLNIEEKEFTAIMGPSGSGKSTLINIISFLDRDFEGEYYFSDEDVKEFKDNDLSTMRNQNVGFVFQSFNLIETDTIYENVELPLLYRGGTHRSAKSIVLEQLDKVGLLAKKDQLPSQLSGGQKQRVAIARALANKPKFIVADEPTGALDSMTSDEIMTLFQELNAEHDVTILMVTHDPEAAKYCKRVIEVKDGQVIG, encoded by the coding sequence ATGATTAAGATAAATAGTATTAGTAAATCTTATATCTTTAATGATGATGATACGCCTCTTTACGTCTTGAGAGATATCAATCTTAACATTGAAGAAAAAGAGTTTACGGCAATTATGGGACCAAGTGGTTCAGGGAAGTCGACGTTAATTAATATCATTAGCTTTCTCGATCGGGATTTTGAAGGTGAATATTACTTTTCAGATGAAGACGTGAAAGAGTTTAAAGACAATGATCTGTCAACGATGCGAAATCAGAATGTCGGTTTTGTGTTTCAGTCATTTAATTTGATCGAAACTGATACGATTTATGAAAATGTGGAACTGCCATTACTATATCGAGGCGGCACGCATCGCAGTGCTAAGTCGATTGTCCTAGAACAGCTGGACAAAGTCGGACTCCTTGCAAAGAAAGATCAATTGCCCAGCCAACTGTCAGGCGGACAGAAGCAAAGGGTGGCCATTGCGAGAGCATTAGCTAATAAGCCCAAATTCATTGTTGCTGATGAACCAACCGGTGCGCTTGACAGTATGACCTCGGATGAGATCATGACACTTTTCCAGGAGTTAAACGCGGAACATGACGTCACCATCTTAATGGTCACCCACGATCCAGAAGCCGCCAAATATTGTAAACGAGTCATTGAAGTGAAAGACGGGCAGGTGATCGGATGA
- a CDS encoding ABC transporter permease, translating into MRISISIETAIKAILKNKRRSFLTVIGIIVGIAAVITIVTVGRGYEKYSVKQLLDSDDIKNNEIAIKFSPEDSDNFAKSSFSYFNQYDLDLVRSVKGVSAVKYAVEKPDRVYREQSVDGQSKRLRLVKGAGEAVQFGKNLSSADLGNKVVTVSERLAKEQFPNLKTSEVVGKTLEISNEAFLIKGVFPSDFTTMTQIEMNNTTYNHFFPGANQKNIQITVPSEENITTVAGNVVKKLSKQGSMKNLGMYEFPNSSAMTDKISSNLRMLTWLVSFIAGISLFISGVGVMNMVYTSISERVKEIGIRRALGATGKSIQSQFLLEGLILTLFGGFVGYIFGELFAFMTSRFMEIDFTFDPFVAVLAMGISMLVGLVFSYIPSKNAAQKNVVDLIK; encoded by the coding sequence ATGAGAATTTCAATTAGCATTGAAACAGCAATCAAAGCAATCTTAAAGAATAAACGCCGCAGTTTTCTTACCGTTATTGGAATTATTGTGGGAATTGCTGCGGTTATCACGATTGTGACGGTTGGGCGCGGTTATGAGAAATATTCAGTGAAGCAGTTGTTAGATAGCGATGACATCAAAAACAATGAGATTGCAATTAAGTTTTCGCCAGAAGATAGTGATAATTTTGCCAAGAGTAGTTTTAGTTATTTCAACCAGTATGATTTAGATTTGGTCCGTAGTGTAAAAGGGGTTAGTGCAGTTAAATATGCGGTTGAAAAGCCTGATAGGGTTTATCGGGAGCAATCGGTTGATGGTCAAAGTAAACGGCTTCGCCTTGTTAAGGGAGCAGGAGAGGCAGTCCAGTTCGGAAAGAATCTTAGTTCTGCCGATCTGGGCAATAAAGTTGTGACTGTATCGGAGCGCTTGGCAAAAGAACAGTTTCCTAATTTGAAAACCAGTGAAGTTGTCGGGAAAACCCTAGAGATTTCTAACGAAGCTTTTCTGATTAAAGGAGTATTTCCGTCTGATTTTACGACAATGACCCAAATTGAAATGAATAACACAACCTACAATCATTTTTTCCCGGGCGCCAATCAGAAAAATATTCAGATTACGGTTCCCAGTGAAGAGAATATCACGACCGTTGCAGGTAATGTCGTTAAAAAGTTGAGCAAACAGGGAAGTATGAAGAACCTTGGAATGTATGAATTTCCTAATAGTTCTGCGATGACTGATAAGATTAGTTCTAATCTTCGAATGTTAACTTGGCTTGTTTCGTTCATTGCGGGAATTTCGTTGTTCATTTCGGGCGTGGGTGTGATGAATATGGTTTACACTTCAATTTCCGAACGGGTCAAAGAAATTGGAATTCGCCGGGCTCTCGGGGCAACGGGCAAATCAATTCAGAGTCAGTTTTTACTAGAGGGTTTAATTCTAACCTTATTTGGTGGTTTTGTTGGCTATATCTTTGGTGAATTGTTCGCCTTTATGACTAGTCGATTTATGGAGATCGACTTCACGTTCGACCCTTTTGTGGCAGTTCTGGCAATGGGCATCTCGATGTTAGTCGGATTAGTGTTCAGTTATATTCCGTCAAAGAACGCAGCCCAAAAGAACGTTGTCGATTTGATTAAATAA
- a CDS encoding PTS fructose transporter subunit IIC — protein MEKTKQKSFLDHIMDGIGYMLPLVVAGGILMGIGYMLDNPSVNPAHYGYNNPLAKFFSTIGSKTFGFMLPVLSAGISYSIAGVATIPAALMAGAIVKDGTSGFLGALFVGFIAGYITILIQRTFRKIPDTLDGLRSLLLIPLISVMLVGLISLFAVEPIIGQINTMLNSLLKSMNGSSQILLGSILGGMESVDMGGPVNKTAYLFATSSLANGQYALMSAVLAGGIVPPYVTAFASTIFKNKFSKEERERGITNYIVGLAGITETGIPFLVSDPIRVMAACIPGSAIAGGLSIYLHCSVMAPFGGIFILPLNSNPLGFLISMITGIAVGTVILGLLKKPIEEK, from the coding sequence TTGGAAAAAACTAAACAAAAGTCATTTTTAGATCATATTATGGATGGAATAGGTTACATGCTGCCTTTAGTTGTTGCCGGCGGAATCTTAATGGGAATCGGCTATATGCTTGATAATCCATCAGTCAATCCTGCTCACTATGGATATAATAACCCCCTAGCTAAATTTTTCAGTACTATTGGAAGTAAAACTTTTGGCTTTATGCTGCCAGTTTTAAGTGCTGGCATTTCTTATAGTATTGCAGGAGTCGCAACTATTCCTGCTGCCTTAATGGCAGGAGCAATTGTAAAAGATGGTACTTCCGGATTTTTAGGAGCTCTTTTTGTTGGATTTATCGCAGGTTATATCACGATTTTAATCCAACGAACTTTTCGTAAGATTCCTGACACCCTCGATGGACTAAGAAGCTTACTGTTAATTCCTTTAATTTCAGTAATGCTAGTTGGATTAATCTCATTATTTGCAGTTGAACCTATTATTGGTCAAATAAATACAATGCTTAATTCATTACTTAAGAGTATGAATGGATCCAGTCAAATTCTACTAGGAAGTATTTTAGGTGGGATGGAATCAGTTGATATGGGCGGTCCTGTTAATAAAACCGCCTATCTATTTGCTACTTCTTCTTTAGCCAACGGACAATACGCTTTAATGTCTGCCGTTTTAGCCGGAGGAATTGTGCCACCTTACGTAACTGCTTTTGCGAGCACCATTTTTAAAAATAAATTTTCTAAAGAAGAGCGTGAACGAGGAATCACCAATTATATTGTCGGATTGGCTGGAATCACCGAGACAGGAATCCCGTTTTTAGTATCCGATCCAATTAGAGTGATGGCCGCATGTATCCCAGGGTCTGCAATTGCCGGAGGACTTTCCATCTATCTTCACTGCTCAGTCATGGCTCCATTTGGCGGAATTTTTATTCTACCTTTAAATTCTAATCCTTTAGGGTTTCTAATCTCAATGATTACAGGAATTGCCGTTGGTACTGTTATTTTAGGATTGTTGAAAAAGCCGATTGAAGAAAAATAA
- a CDS encoding ROK family protein, with protein MKSIGIDIGGTQLRVGIFDEDFKMIDSFKTENDKELSVKENLNKLIAYIQNHDYEYRSIGVGCPGPLNIRAGKILTPPNMPNWWNFDIVEYIESKTHLKTTLNNDANLAGLAEAKLGAGRLYKAVYYITMSTGIGGGYIREGEIVNGSNSAAGEIYNMIINEKSPAREGVNAGAVNEQCSGSGASRIAKTIYTKPIDCKELFDLRDTGDSKATEIIENYIIDGMAKCIANISTVCDPDVFVIGGSLAIFHPDLLQDIDRKTREYLIFPDNLRILPATFKDDAGLVGAALLP; from the coding sequence TTGAAAAGTATTGGAATTGATATTGGAGGAACTCAATTAAGAGTCGGAATTTTTGATGAAGATTTTAAAATGATCGATAGTTTTAAAACAGAAAATGATAAAGAATTATCAGTAAAAGAAAACTTAAATAAACTGATCGCATACATCCAAAATCATGACTACGAATACCGAAGCATCGGAGTTGGATGTCCTGGACCACTAAATATTCGAGCTGGAAAGATTTTAACTCCACCAAATATGCCAAATTGGTGGAATTTTGACATTGTTGAATATATCGAAAGCAAAACTCATTTAAAAACAACTTTAAACAATGATGCTAATCTAGCTGGACTTGCCGAAGCAAAATTGGGAGCCGGTCGTCTGTATAAAGCTGTCTACTATATTACGATGTCCACAGGAATTGGCGGTGGTTATATTCGAGAAGGCGAGATTGTTAATGGTTCTAATTCAGCGGCTGGTGAAATTTACAACATGATCATTAATGAAAAGTCTCCTGCACGAGAAGGAGTTAATGCTGGAGCTGTAAATGAACAGTGCAGTGGATCAGGAGCCTCTAGAATTGCTAAAACTATCTACACTAAGCCAATTGACTGTAAAGAGCTATTTGACCTAAGGGATACCGGAGATAGTAAAGCAACTGAAATTATAGAAAATTACATTATTGATGGAATGGCAAAGTGTATCGCAAATATTTCAACGGTTTGCGATCCTGATGTATTTGTAATTGGTGGATCGCTAGCTATTTTTCACCCTGATTTATTACAGGATATTGATCGAAAGACGCGTGAATACTTGATATTTCCTGACAATTTAAGAATCTTGCCTGCAACTTTTAAAGATGATGCCGGATTAGTCGGCGCAGCCTTACTTCCGTAA
- a CDS encoding 1-acyl-sn-glycerol-3-phosphate acyltransferase, which translates to MIIGGDKKPAIDNIKKNANNGLYNDKVEVADPTLSTEEEHQLIDGYLTHRHKFDYKVKNMLARFSMRALTDYVNFQTKIVPTDAIKELPTGGIITSNHFNPLDNTAIRKLVAKKHKRLFVISQPTNLKMTGKLGFFMNYDDIVPLSKSLHYLGKTFPKLLQEIFDKGDYVLIYPEQEMWFNYRKPRPPMRGAYYYAAKMNVPIISCFIEMKDLEKNDNDQFKKVQYIVHVLDTIYPDPKQNIERNTNWMMQKDYGQKIEAYEKAYGKKLDYKFEPADIAGWLGN; encoded by the coding sequence ATGATCATCGGGGGAGATAAGAAACCGGCCATTGATAACATTAAAAAAAATGCTAACAACGGCCTCTACAATGATAAAGTTGAGGTTGCCGACCCCACTTTAAGCACTGAAGAAGAACATCAGCTAATTGACGGATATCTTACTCATCGTCATAAATTTGATTATAAAGTCAAAAATATGCTTGCTCGTTTTTCAATGCGTGCATTAACAGATTATGTGAATTTTCAAACTAAGATTGTACCTACTGATGCGATTAAAGAACTGCCTACGGGGGGTATTATCACCAGCAATCATTTTAATCCGCTTGATAACACGGCAATTAGGAAATTAGTGGCTAAAAAACACAAACGGCTTTTCGTGATTAGCCAGCCAACTAATTTAAAAATGACCGGCAAACTAGGCTTCTTTATGAATTACGATGATATTGTTCCGCTTAGTAAAAGCCTCCATTATCTTGGCAAGACTTTTCCTAAACTTCTGCAGGAAATTTTTGACAAAGGAGATTACGTGTTAATCTATCCGGAACAGGAAATGTGGTTTAACTACCGCAAGCCTCGTCCCCCGATGCGCGGTGCTTATTACTATGCTGCCAAAATGAACGTCCCAATTATTTCTTGTTTTATCGAAATGAAAGACTTAGAAAAAAATGACAACGACCAGTTCAAAAAAGTTCAGTACATCGTTCACGTTCTAGACACAATCTATCCTGATCCTAAGCAGAACATTGAACGAAACACCAATTGGATGATGCAAAAAGATTATGGGCAAAAAATTGAAGCTTACGAAAAAGCTTATGGCAAAAAATTGGATTATAAATTTGAACCAGCTGACATTGCCGGCTGGCTTGGAAACTAA
- a CDS encoding glycosyltransferase family 8 protein, which translates to MNKTIPIFYGINDIYSPYLAAAMNSLIKHTTPNHNYVITVIHQDVSAENQSKLKELEQNNVKINFKKLENDLRSDLNDDQNPLRADFVTFTIYYRLFIADMFPEYDKGIYLDSDTIVNDDIAKLYEQELDENLMGAIPDAFITHDPVGRRYSKDALNIHENFYVNSGVLLMNLKELRNQHFSEKFLDLLNQYHFKLIAPDQDYINAMCFGKTLYLDPRWNIQPENMICDDFKPKIVHYNLFGKPWNYDNIPFEELFWNSSKETNYYESVLKNKKEYTAEQRKHDQERKDLLVQRIIDTPDLDVTFKKIEDQGVKIRV; encoded by the coding sequence ATGAATAAAACAATTCCGATTTTTTATGGCATCAACGACATTTACTCACCTTACTTAGCTGCTGCTATGAATTCTTTGATAAAACACACTACACCCAATCATAACTACGTGATTACTGTTATTCATCAAGATGTATCCGCAGAAAATCAAAGTAAGCTTAAGGAATTAGAGCAAAATAACGTCAAGATCAACTTTAAAAAATTAGAGAATGATTTACGCAGTGATCTTAATGACGATCAAAATCCTCTTCGTGCTGATTTTGTAACTTTTACAATTTATTACCGATTATTTATTGCCGATATGTTTCCAGAATACGATAAGGGAATTTATCTTGATTCTGACACCATTGTTAATGATGATATTGCTAAATTATACGAACAAGAGCTTGATGAGAACTTGATGGGAGCGATTCCTGACGCGTTTATTACCCACGATCCAGTAGGAAGACGTTATTCTAAAGATGCCCTTAACATTCATGAAAACTTTTATGTCAACTCTGGCGTTTTGTTAATGAATCTAAAAGAATTACGCAATCAGCATTTTAGCGAAAAGTTTTTAGACTTGCTTAATCAGTATCACTTCAAGTTAATTGCCCCTGATCAAGATTATATTAATGCTATGTGCTTTGGTAAAACTCTTTACCTTGATCCTCGCTGGAATATTCAGCCGGAAAATATGATTTGTGATGATTTCAAGCCTAAAATTGTCCATTACAATTTATTCGGTAAACCTTGGAATTACGACAATATTCCATTTGAAGAACTATTTTGGAATTCTAGTAAAGAAACTAACTACTATGAATCAGTTCTTAAAAATAAAAAAGAATATACTGCTGAACAGAGAAAGCACGATCAAGAGCGTAAAGATCTTTTAGTTCAGCGAATTATTGACACGCCAGATCTTGATGTTACTTTTAAGAAAATTGAAGACCAAGGGGTTAAAATCCGCGTATGA
- a CDS encoding glycosyltransferase, which yields MNILYCGDNNIRSGVMTSILSLVKYNKEALNIFVLTAKIKYKTKTYYPIEDQIIKILEQVVKKENPESSVTKIDITYLFNREPPTINMGTVFTPNCMLRLYADEVPQIPGRVLYLDTDVMCHQNISDYYYQNLDSHEIVGTLDHYGKWWFHHEVKPFDYLNSGVLLLNLDLIRRNGLFAKCRKMCSKHWMFMPDQSAINKLCHTKKIVGDRYNEQHELQPDTVFRHYSTSLHLWPVFHLQTVKPWQINLMHEKLNDHHYDDVLEEYLKLKEKLTNE from the coding sequence ATGAACATTCTGTATTGTGGCGATAACAACATCCGAAGTGGTGTAATGACCTCCATTCTATCACTAGTAAAATACAATAAAGAGGCACTAAATATTTTTGTGCTGACCGCTAAAATTAAATACAAAACTAAGACTTACTATCCAATTGAAGATCAAATCATTAAGATCTTAGAACAAGTTGTTAAAAAAGAAAATCCCGAAAGCTCTGTCACAAAAATAGATATTACTTACCTCTTTAATCGTGAACCGCCAACGATTAATATGGGAACCGTTTTTACGCCTAACTGTATGCTGCGACTTTATGCTGACGAAGTGCCGCAAATTCCTGGTCGAGTTTTGTATTTAGATACTGATGTAATGTGTCACCAAAATATCAGTGATTATTATTATCAGAACCTTGACAGCCACGAAATTGTCGGCACTCTCGATCATTATGGAAAATGGTGGTTTCACCATGAAGTAAAGCCTTTTGATTATTTAAACTCGGGGGTTTTACTTTTAAATCTTGACTTGATTCGAAGAAATGGACTATTCGCTAAATGTCGCAAGATGTGTAGCAAACACTGGATGTTTATGCCAGATCAATCAGCAATTAATAAGCTTTGCCATACCAAAAAAATTGTTGGCGATCGCTACAATGAACAGCATGAACTGCAGCCAGATACCGTTTTTCGTCACTACTCAACCAGTCTCCATCTCTGGCCAGTTTTTCATCTTCAAACCGTTAAACCATGGCAGATTAACTTAATGCACGAAAAATTAAACGATCATCATTATGATGACGTTTTAGAAGAATACTTAAAATTAAAGGAAAAACTTACTAATGAATAA
- a CDS encoding lysophospholipid acyltransferase family protein: protein MCISRSKEIKFYHSFEDDVVTLKHQDYELSPKYNYSTDTLHYKLLSPPVSLMAWLIGWFYGTFFLHLKIKNKDLLKDVRDQGYFIYGNHTMPEGDGFTIFLLVPLTKVSAIVAPENLAIPVIGPLLPYGGVVPIPTDRHRIIDFNNAIKDKIKKKKAMFIYPEAHVWPYYTKIRPLTLGSFHYPVETNAPVYCKTTTFQKRKFGKKPKVTIYVDGPIEWNHDQSKVAQEKEIRDKVQALMEKRSKLSTYEYIQYKPRNNN, encoded by the coding sequence ATGTGTATCTCACGATCTAAAGAAATCAAATTTTACCATTCATTTGAAGATGATGTCGTAACTTTAAAACACCAAGATTATGAACTATCTCCTAAATATAATTATTCCACAGATACACTTCATTATAAACTATTATCCCCACCTGTGAGTTTAATGGCTTGGCTAATTGGATGGTTTTATGGGACCTTCTTCCTTCATTTAAAAATCAAAAACAAAGATTTGTTAAAAGATGTTCGTGATCAAGGATACTTTATTTATGGAAATCACACGATGCCTGAAGGCGACGGATTTACAATTTTTTTATTAGTTCCTTTAACTAAGGTCTCGGCAATCGTTGCTCCTGAAAATCTAGCAATCCCTGTCATTGGCCCATTACTTCCTTACGGCGGTGTAGTCCCAATTCCGACCGACCGACATCGGATCATTGATTTTAACAACGCAATTAAAGATAAAATCAAAAAGAAAAAAGCAATGTTTATCTATCCCGAAGCTCATGTTTGGCCTTACTACACGAAAATTCGCCCGCTTACTTTAGGTTCATTTCACTATCCGGTAGAAACTAATGCTCCTGTCTACTGCAAAACTACCACTTTTCAAAAAAGAAAATTTGGTAAAAAGCCAAAAGTTACGATCTATGTTGACGGTCCAATTGAATGGAATCATGATCAATCAAAAGTAGCGCAAGAAAAAGAAATCCGTGACAAAGTTCAAGCATTAATGGAAAAACGAAGCAAATTAAGCACTTACGAATACATTCAATATAAACCGAGGAATAATAACTGA
- a CDS encoding TetR/AcrR family transcriptional regulator, with translation MDNQLVTNIDYWYKTDKMPASQRKVLASAIKLFSTQGYDKTSTSSISQDAHVSQAIIFKYFHSKEELLKSILKPIINNVVPVYAEQFLDHLKSIKFNQEEAEDGIYYLFRERFNFMYQNKEVIMILISQALINDDIKNDVIKALNKKQDKLMRLMWLKFKDLTGSKNKEEFKNFVELFVTQVMAYFLQVVKIAPNEKYDFEKDLRRFARNVYLTI, from the coding sequence ATGGATAATCAATTAGTTACAAATATAGATTACTGGTATAAAACTGATAAAATGCCTGCAAGCCAGCGCAAAGTTTTAGCTTCCGCAATTAAATTGTTTTCGACTCAAGGGTATGACAAGACCAGCACTTCATCAATTTCCCAAGATGCTCATGTTAGTCAAGCAATTATCTTTAAATATTTTCATAGTAAAGAAGAATTACTAAAAAGTATCTTAAAGCCAATCATTAATAACGTCGTGCCGGTCTATGCTGAACAATTTTTGGATCATCTCAAAAGCATTAAGTTTAATCAAGAAGAAGCAGAAGACGGAATCTACTACTTATTTCGCGAACGCTTTAATTTTATGTATCAAAACAAGGAAGTCATCATGATTTTAATCTCCCAAGCTCTGATCAATGATGACATTAAAAATGATGTTATTAAAGCTCTAAACAAGAAGCAAGATAAGCTAATGCGGCTCATGTGGCTTAAATTTAAAGATTTAACCGGATCTAAAAACAAAGAGGAATTCAAAAACTTCGTTGAATTATTTGTTACTCAAGTCATGGCATATTTTCTTCAAGTTGTAAAAATCGCCCCTAATGAGAAATATGATTTTGAAAAGGATCTTCGGAGGTTTGCACGTAATGTGTATCTCACGATCTAA
- a CDS encoding DUF4931 domain-containing protein, with protein MNLVFQPQIAKEKPNRNSVCPFCDVNNLQNILAQDDDRIWLVNKYRTIKEAWQTIIIESSQHDGDIINYTKIQNRKIFNFAIDKWQEVINSNKYQSVLLFKNFGPRSGGSLAHPHMQIVGLNQINVLDQVSFQNVTGLTVWQREKVEVNISTEPLVGFLELNILLDNREDLALFADAVQIVVQYLMDDYMDGRYDSYNLFFYQFDKTIAVKVMLRHITSPYFVGYRITQVNDDESLDKVKKSLAAKLNVINYSSSFKHF; from the coding sequence ATGAATTTAGTTTTTCAACCACAAATTGCTAAAGAAAAACCTAATCGAAATAGTGTCTGTCCATTTTGTGATGTTAATAATCTGCAGAATATTTTGGCTCAAGATGATGATCGAATTTGGTTGGTTAATAAATATCGAACGATTAAAGAGGCCTGGCAGACGATTATTATCGAGTCAAGTCAGCACGATGGCGATATTATTAATTACACGAAGATCCAAAATCGAAAAATTTTTAATTTTGCAATTGATAAATGGCAAGAAGTAATTAACAGCAATAAGTATCAGAGTGTTTTACTATTTAAGAATTTTGGCCCCCGTTCAGGAGGGAGTTTAGCTCATCCGCATATGCAGATCGTTGGTCTCAATCAAATTAATGTTTTAGACCAGGTATCATTTCAAAATGTTACTGGATTAACTGTCTGGCAGCGAGAAAAGGTTGAAGTGAATATTTCGACTGAACCGCTGGTTGGTTTTCTTGAGCTCAACATTTTATTAGATAATAGAGAAGATTTGGCTCTATTTGCTGATGCCGTTCAGATAGTTGTTCAATATTTAATGGATGATTATATGGACGGACGTTATGATTCATATAACTTGTTTTTTTATCAATTTGACAAGACAATAGCAGTTAAAGTAATGCTGCGTCACATAACATCTCCTTATTTTGTAGGGTATCGGATTACGCAGGTTAATGATGATGAAAGTTTAGACAAAGTTAAGAAATCTTTGGCTGCTAAATTAAATGTCATTAATTATTCGTCTAGTTTCAAGCATTTTTAA
- a CDS encoding Rpn family recombination-promoting nuclease/putative transposase, whose product MRKREILPSNDLLFKKLFASPKNRHILIGFIHDMIGLNVVDVIIENPYNIRTFKVTEDQQEFLETEVDVLARLDDGSLVTIELQVRREAHFIERSLHYLSEKYVSNYARRDLEKLKDDIKEDKYGSLRPVYGINIVYFDLFKEDNKAYHRFTMYDVKNKIELKNEDGLPLLSVVYFDLTKPRDTLEGEMPYWYDYLKSNKKVKEAPEYLQDAYKVTSYENLEMEEREMLDAVERARSKLDAQMLYAEEEGRKRGEEQGVKQTKIDTAKKMLKMGMKVEEIHAVTDLSVEEIEKLK is encoded by the coding sequence TTGCGCAAAAGAGAAATCTTACCATCAAATGATTTATTATTTAAGAAACTATTTGCCTCACCCAAGAACCGTCATATCTTAATCGGCTTCATTCATGATATGATCGGTTTAAACGTTGTAGATGTAATAATCGAAAATCCATATAATATTAGAACCTTTAAAGTGACGGAAGATCAGCAGGAATTCTTAGAAACAGAGGTTGATGTATTAGCCCGGCTTGATGACGGGAGTCTGGTAACCATCGAACTGCAGGTAAGAAGAGAAGCGCATTTTATCGAACGTTCACTGCATTACCTGTCAGAGAAATATGTGTCAAATTATGCGAGAAGAGATCTAGAGAAATTAAAGGATGATATTAAAGAGGATAAATATGGGTCATTGAGACCAGTGTATGGGATCAACATCGTGTACTTTGATTTATTTAAAGAAGACAACAAAGCGTATCATCGATTTACGATGTATGATGTAAAGAATAAAATAGAGTTAAAGAATGAAGATGGCTTACCGCTGTTGAGTGTGGTATATTTTGATTTAACAAAGCCCCGAGACACGCTTGAAGGAGAGATGCCGTATTGGTACGATTATCTAAAGAGCAATAAAAAGGTCAAAGAAGCACCGGAATACCTGCAGGATGCATATAAAGTAACAAGTTATGAGAATTTAGAGATGGAGGAACGAGAGATGTTGGATGCAGTAGAGAGAGCGAGATCAAAGCTTGATGCACAGATGTTGTATGCCGAAGAAGAAGGCAGAAAAAGAGGCGAAGAGCAAGGCGTTAAACAGACTAAAATAGATACAGCGAAAAAGATGCTAAAAATGGGAATGAAAGTTGAAGAGATCCATGCTGTCACCGATTTAAGTGTCGAAGAGATTGAAAAATTAAAGTAG